DNA from Streptomyces rishiriensis:
GCGTGACGGTTGGGTTCCTCCAACTCGCCCTGTGGGCGACCCCGTTCGGCCGAGCGGACCCAGGGGGAGACGACGAGGTGGGTGAGGAGGTCGTCGCCCACTTCCTCCTTGAGGAAGAGCAGGTCGTCCTCGCCGGTCACCTTGTTGCCGACCACGGCGAGCGGGATGCCGAACTCGCGTGCGTTGTCGCGGTACTGGCGGTAGACGGAGACGCCCTTGCGGGTGGGTTCGGCCACCAGGAACGTCATGTCGAAGCGAGTGAAGAGACCGGAGGCGAAGGCGTCGGCGCCGGCCGTCATGTCCATCACCAGGTACTCGCCCGGGCCGTCCACCAGATGGCTCAGATAGAGCTCCACCGCGCCGAGTTTGGAGTGGTAGCAGGCGACCCCCAGGTCGCTCTCGTCGAACTCGCCCGTCACCATCAGCGGCACGCCACCGACCCGCTGGACGTGCCGCGTGTGCAGTTCGTCGTCGCCCAGCAGGCGCAGCAGCCGGGAGCCGCGGCCCGGCGGGGTCGTCTTGACCATCGCCTCGCGGGAGGCGATCCGGGCGTTGGTACCGCGCAGCAGGTCCTTGAGGTCACTCAGATGCGCGGCGAGGGGCGGCGCCTCGAAGGGCGCCGTGTCCGCCGCGGGGTCCAGCGCCTCGGCCAGATGCTGGTTGATGTCCCCGTCCACGGCCAGCACCGGTGCCCCGGATCGCGCCAACTGCCGGGCGAACAGAGCGGACAGCGTCGTCTTGCCACTTCCGCCCTTCCCCACGAACGCGACGCGCATCACAGCACCCCCTTGTTGAAAATGAATGTCATGTGGCTAGATTTAGGGGCGCGCCGCGACCTCTGTCAAATCCGGGAGTGATGGTCAAGTGATCAACTTTGCTCGCTTAATGCATATAATGTGCAAGTGCGTGACTATTGCATCAGGCCCGCGGGCCCCGAGGACCTCGACGGCGCCCGAGCCGTCATGCTCGACACCGTCTACCGCGATTTCGGAACCGGTTACGTGCCCCGCTGGCACGGCGACATCATCGACCCCGTCGCCGCCTACCTCGTCCCGGCCCGCCACGTCCTGCTGGTCGCGCTCGACGGCGAGGACGGCGAGGACGGCGAGGTCGTCGCCACGGCGGCCCTGGACTCCCGTGGTCCCGCGCATCCGCCCAACCCACGCCGTGTCGCCGAGCGCTACCCCTCCGGCACGACCGCGCAACTGCGTCGCGTCTACGTCCGCCGGGAGCACCGGCGGCGTGGCATCGCGCGGCGGCTGGTCGCCGAACTCCTCGCCTTCGCGGCCGCGGACGGCGGCTATCGGTCCGTCTACCTGCACACGGACCCGGCCGTGGAGGGAGCGGAGGGGTTCTGGCGGTCGCTCGGCACCGTCGTGCACGACGAGCGGGAGGAACTGACCGGCGGCCAGCGCATCGTGCACTTCGACGTCCCTCTCGACATCTGATCCGACGTCTGTTGCGACGTCTGTTCCGGTGTTTCTCCCGGCGTCCCCCTCGGCGTCCCGCTCCCCACCACTCCCTCCCTTTCCGCCCCTCCTTCCTCCCGCTCTCGTCCCACAGGCCGGTAACTTCATGCGCTTCCCCCGTCGTCCCCGCCATGCCCGTCCTCCCCGGCTCCTCGCCGCCTTCCTCCTCACCCCGCTGCTCGCCGGCTGCTTCGCCTCCTCAGACGGTGACGGCGGCGCGGGATCCGGCGCCGACAACGGCTCCCGGTTGCGCGTCGCCCTGGCTTTCCCGCCCGCCGAGAACCTCTCTCCCCACGGCGCCGACGCGACGATCCTCAGTCGTCTCGGGGTCACCGAGGGGCTGACCACCCTTGACGCCAACGGCGCCGCCGCCCCCGCGCTCGCCGCCTCCTGGCGCCGTGAGGACGAGCGCAATTGGCTGTTCACCCTGCGCGAGGCCGCTTTCCAGGACGGCACGGACGTCACGCCGGCCGCCGTCGCCGCTTCCCTCACGCATGCCACCGAGGCGGAGCCGCCCCCGGCCGCCCTGTCCGGCATCACCCTCACGGCGACAGCGGAGGGCAGTACCGGCGTACGGGTCACCACCGCCGCCCCCGACCCGGTCCTGCCCCTGCGCCTGTCCAGCCCCGGCCTTGCCGTCCTCGCCCCGAAGGCCTACGGCGCGAAGGGAGCCGTCGACCCGGTCGGCACCGCCACCGGACCCTTCGAACTCACCGAAGTCACCGGCGCCACCGCCGCCGCTCTCGACCGCTTCGACGACTACTGGGGCGGCCGGGCCCAGGCCTCCGGCGTCGACGTGCGCTTCATCGCCGACGGAACCGCCCGCGCCAACGCCCTGCGCACCGGGCAGGTGGACCTCGCCGAGGCGATACCCGTCGCCCAGGCCGCCACCCTCGACGCGGACACCCGCCGCGAGACCGCCACGACCCGCACCACCAGCCTGCTTCTCAACGTGAAGTCCGGCGTCTTCAAGGATCCGGCCTTGCGGGCCGCCGCGCGCGCGGCCGTCGACACCGCCGCCCTCGCCGAGGGCGTCTACGAGGGTCACGCGGACGCCGGCGCCGGCCTGTACGGCCCCGCCGTCACCTGGGCCGAGAGCAAGCGCGTCCGGCCCGTCGGGCGCGTGAGGGCCGGTAGCCCCGACGGTGCTTCGCTCACCCTCGCCACCTACGACAACCGACCCGAACTCCCGGAAGTGGCACAGGTGTTGAAGCAGCAACTGGAGAAGGCCGGCTTCCGGGTGAAACTGGAGGTGCGTGAGTACTCGAGGCTGGAGAGCGACGCGCTCGCCGGGAAGTTCGACGCCTTCGTCGGCGCCCGCAACAGCCTCCTCGACACCGGCGACCCCGTCTCCCTGCCGGCCAGTGACTTCGCCTGCGACGGCGGCTACAACCTCGCCCTGCTGTGCGACAAGGGCGTCGACCGGGCGGTCGCCGAGGCGCAGACGGTCTCCGACACCGGCGAGCGCCAGGACGCCGCCATGGCGGCCGAGGCAGCGATCCTCGGCACCGACGCCGTCGTCCCGCTCGTCCATCAGCGCGTCATCACGGGGGTCGGCGCCGGGGTCGGCGGTGCGCTGCTCGATCCCTACGAGCGCACCCTCGTCGGCGCCGGGACCCGGCGCTGACGGCATGAGGAGCAGGCTGGGCGCGCTGCTGTGGCGTGCCGTGCTGGCCGCCCTGCTGGTGTGCGGCATCGGGCTGCTGCCCTGGCTGTCGCACACCGACCCGGCGCTGACCGTACTGAAGGCGCGGTCCGCCGACCGTGACGCGACGCCCGAGGTGCTCGCCGACATCCGCGCCCGACTCGGTGTGGACGAAGGCCCGTTGCGCCTTCTCGGGCAGTGGCTCGCGGGGTTGCCGCGCGGGGACGCCGGACGGTCGTGGATCTCCGGTGCCGACGTCCTGCCCGGCGTCCTGGAGGCTCTCGGCGCGTCCCTGCTGCTGATGCTCGTCGCGTCGGCGGTCGCCCTGGTCACCGCCGCCGGTGTGTGCGCCCGCACGCTGTGCCTCGGAGCGCGGCGGCGCCTGGCGGGCCGGCCCGGCGGCGGTTCCGGGTCCGCCGTGCTCGCCGCACTGCCCGAGTTCCTGACCGCTTCCGTGCTCGCCACCGTCGTCGGTGTGCAGTGGGGATGGCTGCCCGCCGTCGGCTGGTACGGCCCGCAGTGGACGGTGCTGCCCGCGCTCGCCCTGGGGCTGCCCGCGGGCGCCGTCCTCGGCCGCCTGCTCGACGACCAGCTGCCGGCGGCCTTCGCAGAGCCCTGGGCGTCGGCCGCCGCCGCGCGCGGAACGACCGGCCGCAGCATCGCCCGCAAGGCGCTGCGCCGCTGTGTGCCAGGACTGCTGCCCAACCTCGGGCTGTTCGTCGTGGGCCTGACCGGCGGGTCGGTCGCCGTGGAACAGATCTTCGACATCCCCGGCCTCGGCCGGACCACCCTCCAGGCCGCGATCGCGCAGGATCTGCCCGTCCTCCAGGCCGGCACCCTCGTCCTCGTCGCCCTCGCGGCCGCCACCACCGTCGGCGCCCGCCTCGCCGCCCGGCTGCTCATCGGTCCCGCGCTGCGCGACGGCGCGCTGCACACGCTCCACCGGCCGTCGCCGCCGGTCCGCAGGATCCTGCCGGTCGCCTACGGTCTCGCACTGTCCGTCGTCATCCTCCTCGGGCTGCCCCGCGATCCGCTCGCCCTCGACACCGCGGCCCGCCTCCGATCGCCCTCCGCCGCCCATCCGTTCGGCACCGACGCGCTCGGCCGCGACGTCCTCGCCCGGGTCGCGCACGGCGCCCTCGACACCCTCCTGCTCGCCCTCGCCATCAGCGCGATCGGCCTGACGGCCGGAGTCCTGCTCGGGCTGCTGCCCCGGTTGTCCGGGCCGCTGGTCGACACCGTGAACGCCGTACCGCCGGTGCTGGCCGCGCTGCTCGTCGCCGCGGTGTGGGGCAGCGGACCCACGACGCCCGTTCTCGCCGTGGCCGTCGTGGCCTGGGCGCCGCTCGCCGCGCACACGTCCGCGCTGCTGCGGCAGGAACGGGCCACCCTCCACCTGACCGCCACCCGCGCCCTCGGCGCCGGTCCCGGGTACCTGCTCAGGAACGAGCTGCTGCCCGCCGTCCTCCCGCCCGTCGCCCGGCACGCCCTTCTGCGGCTGCCCGGCATCGCCCTCGCCCTGGCCTCGCTCGGCTTCCTCGGCCTCGGCGCCCAGCCGCCGTCCCCGGAGTGGGGCCTGCTCCTCGCCGAGAACCAGCCCTACGCCGAACGCGCCCCCTGGGCCGTGCTCGCCCCCGCCGCCGTCCTCGCCCTTCTCGGCGCACTTGCGGTGACCGCGGCCGGCGGACTGCGACGACCGAGGCCACGGCCCACCCGTACGGCAGACCCGGTCGCCGACGAACAGCCGTCCCGTTCAGCCGAGTCGACGGTGACCGCATGACGGTGACACACCTCTTCCCGCGCCGCGTCGCGAAGGGGGCGCCCCCGCTCTCTCCCCTTCTACGTCTGCTGATCCTCACCCAACTCGCTTTCAACGTCGGCTTCTTCGCCGTCCTGCCCTTCCTCGCCGAGCATCTCGGCGACGCGATCGGCATGGCGGGCTGGCTGGTCGGGTTCGTGCTGGGGCTGCGGACCTTCAGCCAGCAGGGGCTGTTCGTGGTCGGCGGGGCGCTCGCCGACCGGTACGGCGTCCGTCCCGTCGTGCTCGCCGGGTGCGCGCTGCGCATCGCCGGGTTCGGCTGGCTCGGTCACGCCGAGCGGACCTGGACGGTCGTCGGGGCGGTGCTGCTGATCGGGTTGGCGGCCGCGCTGTTCTCCCCCGCAGTCGAGTCCGAGGTGGCGCGGCAGGCCGTCGTCCACGAGGAAGCGGGCGGTGGGCCGCGGACCCGGGTGCTGGCCCTGTTCACCGTCGCCGGGCAGGCCGGGGCGTTCGTCGGGCCGTTGCTCGGCGCGCTGCTCCTCGCCGTCGACTTCCGCACGGTGTGTCTGGCCGGAGCCGGTGTCTTCGTCCTCGTCCTCGCCGGTCACGCGTGGCTGCTGCCGCAGCACATCCCCGGCCGCTCCCGGATCCAGGTACGCGGCGGTGTCGGCCCGTTGCTCCGCAACCGCGGCTTCCTGGCCCTGTGCTGCGCGTACGGCGCCTATCTCCTCGCCTACAACCAGCTCTACCTCGCCCTGCCCGCCGAGGTGGAGCGGGCGGCCGCCTCGCAGGCGCCGCTGGCCTGGCTGTTCGCCCTGTCGTCGCTGCTGGTCGTGACCGCCCAGCTGCCCGTCACGCGGTGGGCGGGGGAGCGGATCGGCCTGCGCCGCTCCATGGCGGCCGGGCTCGCGCTCATCGCCGCGGGGTTCGCGGTCGTGGCCGCCGCCCTGCCCGCCGGAAGGACCGGCACGGCCGGGCTGCTGCCCGCGACGGGCTTCGTCCTGCTGCTCACGCTCGGTCAGATGCTCGTCGTCCCCGCCGCCCGCGCCTGGGTGCCCGACCTCGCCGAGGAGGGCCGGCTCGGCCTGTACACCGGGGCGCTGTCCTCCGTCTCCGGGCTGATCGTGCTGCTCGGCAGCGCTGCCACCGGCACTCTCCTGGACGCGGGGCTGCCCCCGGCCGTCCCCTGGCTCCTCCTGGCCGCCGTACCGGCCGCGGCCGTCGCGCTCCTTCCCCGGCGGCCGCGACCGCGGCAGCGCTGAACGGGGCAGCGCTGAACGGGGCAGCGCTGAACGGGGCGGCGCAGGGACGCGACAGCCCCTACCGGTGGGACGCGTGTACGCGGAGGAACGTGCACGCGGCAGCGCCTGTCCGCGATGGGGCGTACCGGTGGGAGGACGTGAGAGCGGAAGAACGTGAACGCGGGAGCGCCGGCCGCCGTATCGGTCGGACGTGGGAGGACCCGTCACCATGAGTGCGTCGTCGGCGTGCTGGGCCTCGCGGCTGCCGCCTTCGCCGTCGTACGGACGCGGAGCGGCACGGTCGTAGAACGCGGGAAAGCCCATGGGGCAGGGCCCGGACCGTGAAACCGGTCCGGGCCCTGCCCCATGGGAGAGAGGAGCTACACGAGTTCCAGCAGCTTCGGCGCCGGCGTCTGCGCGGCGATCCGCGAGGTCCGCCACAGCCACAGCACGTCCCGGCCGAAGGACCACACCAGCGAGCCCAGCGCCAGCAGGACGACGGCGAAGTTGGCCGCGAACGGCAGCAGGTCCGCGCCCGCCAGCAGCAGCAGGACACCCTGGAGCGCGGCGACCGTCTTGCGCGCGGTGCTCGGCGGGAGCGGGGCGTTGAGCCAGGGGGCGACGCGGGCCGCCGCGACGAACACGTAGCGCATGCCGCCGATGAGAAGGACCCACGGGCCCAGTGCCATCGAGACGTACACGCTGAGCACCAGGATCAGGAACGCGTCGACCTCCATGTCGAAGCGCGCGCCCAGGGCCGTCGAGGTGCCGGTGCGGCGGGCGACCTTGCCGTCGACGCCGTCGAGGATCAGGGCCACGGCCGTCAGACCGACCAGCAGCGTCACCGGAGGCGTGCTCTCGAAGGAGTCCGCGACCAGCGCGGTCACCCCGCCGACCAGGGTCGCCCGGCCGAGCGTGACCCGGTTGGCAGGGCCGAACGAGCGCAGACTGGAGCGGTGCAGCGCCCGGGAGAGCACCCCCCAGGTGGCGATGGCGAAGACGAGGCCGGTCACCCAGCCCGCCGGCCCCAGGCCGATCGCCGAGCCGAGCAGAGCCAGCAACAGGATCTGAACGCCCGCTCCCACAGCGGTCTCCTGCTGAACCAGCCTCGCGTCGTAAGTGTTGTTCAGGGCCACCGCACATTCCTCCGGCCAGATGACAAAGATGATCAGTGCCGCGTACTGTGCGCGGACTGTGCACACCTCGGTACGTGGGCCGGTTGCCGATCGTTCAGGAGAATGCCGATGTCCGTCACCGCTCGTGCGTTCTGGGTCAGCTCTCCGGGCGAGGGGGAGATCCGCGAGGTCGTCGTCCCCGACCCCGCCGAGGACGAGGTGCTGGTGCGCTCGTCGTGGTCCGGCGTCAGCCGTGGCACGGAGACCCTCGTGTTCCGCGGCGGGGTGCCCGAGAGTCAGCGTGCGGCGATGCGCGCGCCGTTCCAGGAGGGCGACTTCCCGGCGCCCGTGAAGTACGGCTACCTCAACGTCGGAGTGGTGGAGAGGGGACCGGCGGCGCTGGTCGGGCGCACGGTCTTCTGCCTCTACCCGCACCAGACGCGGTTCGTCGTCCCGGCGGCGGCGGTGACCGTCGTACCGGACTCGGTGCCCGCACCGCGGGCCGTCCTCGCCGGCACCGTCGAGACGGCCGTCAACGCGCTCTGGGA
Protein-coding regions in this window:
- a CDS encoding ATP-binding protein, whose protein sequence is MRVAFVGKGGSGKTTLSALFARQLARSGAPVLAVDGDINQHLAEALDPAADTAPFEAPPLAAHLSDLKDLLRGTNARIASREAMVKTTPPGRGSRLLRLLGDDELHTRHVQRVGGVPLMVTGEFDESDLGVACYHSKLGAVELYLSHLVDGPGEYLVMDMTAGADAFASGLFTRFDMTFLVAEPTRKGVSVYRQYRDNAREFGIPLAVVGNKVTGEDDLLFLKEEVGDDLLTHLVVSPWVRSAERGRPQGELEEPNRHALRLLRETVDAREKNWPAMHRHAVEFHLRNARAWADAATGQDLAAQVDPEFVPGPASLH
- a CDS encoding GNAT family N-acetyltransferase, whose protein sequence is MRDYCIRPAGPEDLDGARAVMLDTVYRDFGTGYVPRWHGDIIDPVAAYLVPARHVLLVALDGEDGEDGEVVATAALDSRGPAHPPNPRRVAERYPSGTTAQLRRVYVRREHRRRGIARRLVAELLAFAAADGGYRSVYLHTDPAVEGAEGFWRSLGTVVHDEREELTGGQRIVHFDVPLDI
- a CDS encoding ABC transporter substrate-binding protein — protein: MRFPRRPRHARPPRLLAAFLLTPLLAGCFASSDGDGGAGSGADNGSRLRVALAFPPAENLSPHGADATILSRLGVTEGLTTLDANGAAAPALAASWRREDERNWLFTLREAAFQDGTDVTPAAVAASLTHATEAEPPPAALSGITLTATAEGSTGVRVTTAAPDPVLPLRLSSPGLAVLAPKAYGAKGAVDPVGTATGPFELTEVTGATAAALDRFDDYWGGRAQASGVDVRFIADGTARANALRTGQVDLAEAIPVAQAATLDADTRRETATTRTTSLLLNVKSGVFKDPALRAAARAAVDTAALAEGVYEGHADAGAGLYGPAVTWAESKRVRPVGRVRAGSPDGASLTLATYDNRPELPEVAQVLKQQLEKAGFRVKLEVREYSRLESDALAGKFDAFVGARNSLLDTGDPVSLPASDFACDGGYNLALLCDKGVDRAVAEAQTVSDTGERQDAAMAAEAAILGTDAVVPLVHQRVITGVGAGVGGALLDPYERTLVGAGTRR
- a CDS encoding ABC transporter permease subunit, with the translated sequence MRSRLGALLWRAVLAALLVCGIGLLPWLSHTDPALTVLKARSADRDATPEVLADIRARLGVDEGPLRLLGQWLAGLPRGDAGRSWISGADVLPGVLEALGASLLLMLVASAVALVTAAGVCARTLCLGARRRLAGRPGGGSGSAVLAALPEFLTASVLATVVGVQWGWLPAVGWYGPQWTVLPALALGLPAGAVLGRLLDDQLPAAFAEPWASAAAARGTTGRSIARKALRRCVPGLLPNLGLFVVGLTGGSVAVEQIFDIPGLGRTTLQAAIAQDLPVLQAGTLVLVALAAATTVGARLAARLLIGPALRDGALHTLHRPSPPVRRILPVAYGLALSVVILLGLPRDPLALDTAARLRSPSAAHPFGTDALGRDVLARVAHGALDTLLLALAISAIGLTAGVLLGLLPRLSGPLVDTVNAVPPVLAALLVAAVWGSGPTTPVLAVAVVAWAPLAAHTSALLRQERATLHLTATRALGAGPGYLLRNELLPAVLPPVARHALLRLPGIALALASLGFLGLGAQPPSPEWGLLLAENQPYAERAPWAVLAPAAVLALLGALAVTAAGGLRRPRPRPTRTADPVADEQPSRSAESTVTA
- a CDS encoding MFS transporter: MTVTHLFPRRVAKGAPPLSPLLRLLILTQLAFNVGFFAVLPFLAEHLGDAIGMAGWLVGFVLGLRTFSQQGLFVVGGALADRYGVRPVVLAGCALRIAGFGWLGHAERTWTVVGAVLLIGLAAALFSPAVESEVARQAVVHEEAGGGPRTRVLALFTVAGQAGAFVGPLLGALLLAVDFRTVCLAGAGVFVLVLAGHAWLLPQHIPGRSRIQVRGGVGPLLRNRGFLALCCAYGAYLLAYNQLYLALPAEVERAAASQAPLAWLFALSSLLVVTAQLPVTRWAGERIGLRRSMAAGLALIAAGFAVVAAALPAGRTGTAGLLPATGFVLLLTLGQMLVVPAARAWVPDLAEEGRLGLYTGALSSVSGLIVLLGSAATGTLLDAGLPPAVPWLLLAAVPAAAVALLPRRPRPRQR
- a CDS encoding CDP-alcohol phosphatidyltransferase family protein; translated protein: MALNNTYDARLVQQETAVGAGVQILLLALLGSAIGLGPAGWVTGLVFAIATWGVLSRALHRSSLRSFGPANRVTLGRATLVGGVTALVADSFESTPPVTLLVGLTAVALILDGVDGKVARRTGTSTALGARFDMEVDAFLILVLSVYVSMALGPWVLLIGGMRYVFVAAARVAPWLNAPLPPSTARKTVAALQGVLLLLAGADLLPFAANFAVVLLALGSLVWSFGRDVLWLWRTSRIAAQTPAPKLLELV